One Nostocoides sp. HKS02 genomic window carries:
- a CDS encoding type IV secretory system conjugative DNA transfer family protein: MGAYATVEDSMVILGPPRSGKGIHLAIPMILEAPGPVLTTSTRPDNLAVTMRRRARSGPVAVFDPQGLAPGMRSATRWSPIRGCEDPQVAMLRAKALTTGAANGTTDSNFWQASAEQAVRVLLHAAALGGCTSADLYRWSLSAAQAREAVVILSAHPQAAQAWAEALEAVINADPRQRDSVWAMVTIAFAALADPRVLDAVSPGPGEQFDPAAFLTGNGTIYLLGTATGSAATAGLVGAFVEDVAEVARRLAARSAGARLDPPLTLVLDEAANYPLPSLPALMSDGGGTGICTVVVLQSLAQARHVWGEHAASAIWDAAIVKVILGGGSNARDLQDLSTLIGQRDQTSTTTSHGRDGHPSRSTTSTKVPILEPAQLRTLPFGTAVLLLRAARPIALTLRAWTKRPDAAALTADRRLVEADIHDAATA, translated from the coding sequence GTGGGGGCGTACGCGACGGTGGAGGACTCGATGGTCATCCTGGGGCCGCCGCGCTCTGGGAAGGGGATCCACCTGGCCATCCCGATGATCCTGGAGGCTCCGGGTCCGGTGCTGACGACGAGCACCCGACCGGATAACCTCGCGGTGACGATGCGCCGCCGTGCCCGATCAGGCCCTGTGGCCGTGTTCGACCCGCAGGGCCTGGCGCCCGGCATGCGGTCGGCGACCCGGTGGTCCCCGATCCGGGGGTGTGAGGACCCGCAGGTGGCCATGCTGCGCGCGAAGGCGCTGACGACGGGTGCCGCGAACGGGACGACGGACTCGAACTTCTGGCAGGCCTCCGCGGAGCAAGCGGTCCGGGTGTTGTTGCACGCGGCCGCGTTGGGTGGGTGCACCTCGGCCGACCTGTACCGGTGGTCCCTCTCGGCGGCGCAGGCACGGGAGGCGGTCGTCATCCTCTCCGCGCACCCGCAGGCGGCGCAGGCGTGGGCAGAGGCGTTGGAGGCCGTCATCAACGCCGACCCACGGCAGAGGGACTCGGTGTGGGCGATGGTCACGATCGCGTTCGCCGCCCTGGCCGACCCCAGAGTGCTGGACGCGGTCTCACCCGGGCCGGGGGAGCAGTTCGACCCTGCCGCGTTCCTGACCGGGAATGGGACGATCTACCTGCTGGGGACCGCCACCGGGTCCGCGGCCACGGCTGGGCTGGTGGGCGCCTTCGTCGAGGACGTCGCCGAAGTCGCCCGACGCCTGGCGGCCCGGTCCGCCGGGGCGCGGCTGGACCCCCCGCTGACACTGGTACTGGACGAGGCGGCCAACTACCCGCTCCCGTCGCTGCCGGCGCTGATGTCCGACGGCGGCGGCACCGGCATCTGCACCGTGGTCGTCCTGCAGTCGCTGGCTCAGGCCCGGCACGTGTGGGGTGAGCACGCCGCGTCGGCGATCTGGGACGCCGCGATCGTCAAGGTCATCCTCGGCGGGGGCTCCAACGCCCGCGACCTGCAGGACCTGTCCACCCTGATCGGGCAACGTGACCAGACGAGCACCACGACCAGCCACGGCCGCGACGGCCACCCCAGCAGGTCGACCACTTCGACGAAGGTCCCGATCCTGGAGCCGGCGCAGCTGCGCACCCTGCCGTTCGGGACCGCGGTCCTGCTCCTGAGGGCGGCGCGTCCGATCGCGCTGACGCTCAGAGCCTGGACCAAGCGGCCGGACGCCGCCGCCCTGACCGCGGACCGTCGCCTGGTCGAAGCTGACATCCACGATGCCGCGACTGCGTGA
- a CDS encoding CHC2 zinc finger domain-containing protein — protein sequence MTGPRVDVLGLRAAHPLTDVVAAAGVELQARGRGWMGCCPFHEDTTASLSVDGVPDRFHCFGCGASGDVIDFVQRLHGLTFTEAVAHLEARTPHPRPATPSHHQLRPGPSPSWPPRDRAYEVNALAWAHYTRPVAHATAVSHLSRRRGIDVTALEEQLGAPVVGHTGHGWTTLTDHLRAAGVTDQELLALDLAQSTRRGTLIDTLRDRLVIAATTPDCRIAGLLGRDTSGDPRAPKYRNPTRTVTYDKAITCYQPAPTRHPRATVVLVEGPFDALAVAATAATAGRLSEFTALATGGVVVTPSHAARAAHLTGGALVVAMDGDRPGQDGATRWVDLLAVQAGRPVLVTDLPHGRDPADWLAQHGPAGLALLDPARPGASGGPRQPGPEIVRAILSTRRRDPAVEVSKALGPLLAALPAQHAEQLAAGAVTEMTRRGWNPDDAFTRSLTSAWRTAARTLPYPASRSL from the coding sequence GTGACCGGGCCCCGGGTCGACGTTCTCGGGCTGCGGGCGGCGCACCCCTTGACGGACGTGGTTGCCGCCGCCGGGGTGGAGCTGCAAGCCCGAGGCCGAGGGTGGATGGGCTGCTGCCCCTTCCACGAGGACACCACCGCTTCCCTGTCCGTCGACGGCGTCCCCGACCGGTTCCACTGCTTCGGCTGCGGCGCCTCCGGCGACGTCATCGACTTCGTCCAGCGCCTGCACGGCCTCACGTTCACCGAAGCGGTCGCACACCTGGAGGCCCGGACCCCGCACCCCCGCCCCGCCACACCATCCCACCACCAGCTGCGCCCAGGTCCTTCGCCTAGCTGGCCACCGCGGGACCGGGCGTACGAGGTCAACGCCCTCGCCTGGGCGCACTACACCCGCCCGGTCGCCCACGCCACTGCGGTGAGCCACCTGAGCCGCCGCCGGGGCATCGACGTGACCGCACTGGAGGAACAGCTCGGCGCACCGGTCGTCGGCCACACCGGCCACGGGTGGACCACCCTCACCGACCATCTGCGCGCCGCCGGTGTCACCGACCAGGAGCTACTGGCACTGGACCTGGCCCAGTCCACCCGCCGCGGCACCCTCATTGACACCCTGCGCGACCGGCTCGTCATCGCGGCCACCACACCGGACTGCCGGATCGCCGGGCTCCTGGGCCGGGACACCAGCGGCGACCCGCGTGCCCCGAAGTACCGCAACCCCACCCGCACCGTCACCTACGACAAGGCCATCACGTGCTACCAGCCCGCGCCCACCCGACACCCCCGGGCGACCGTCGTCCTGGTCGAAGGACCCTTCGACGCCCTCGCCGTCGCCGCCACGGCCGCCACGGCGGGGCGCCTGAGCGAGTTCACCGCCCTGGCCACAGGCGGCGTCGTCGTGACACCCAGCCACGCCGCCCGCGCCGCCCACCTGACCGGTGGGGCGCTGGTCGTCGCCATGGACGGCGACCGTCCCGGACAGGACGGTGCAACCCGCTGGGTGGACCTGCTCGCCGTGCAGGCCGGCAGGCCGGTCCTGGTCACCGACCTGCCCCACGGGCGGGACCCGGCCGACTGGCTCGCCCAGCACGGCCCCGCAGGACTCGCGCTGCTGGATCCGGCACGGCCCGGCGCCTCGGGCGGCCCGCGGCAGCCTGGCCCGGAGATCGTCCGCGCCATCCTGTCCACCCGCCGCCGGGACCCCGCCGTCGAGGTCAGCAAGGCGCTAGGGCCGCTCCTGGCCGCGCTGCCCGCCCAACACGCCGAGCAGCTGGCCGCGGGGGCGGTCACCGAGATGACCAGGCGGGGCTGGAACCCCGACGACGCCTTCACCCGCAGCCTCACCTCTGCATGGCGCACCGCCGCCCGAACCCTGCCGTACCCGGCAAGCCGTTCCTTGTGA